A section of the Primulina eburnea isolate SZY01 chromosome 1, ASM2296580v1, whole genome shotgun sequence genome encodes:
- the LOC140812387 gene encoding LOB domain-containing protein 4-like: MKDSSRKQGAACPCAACKLLRRRCGDDCVFAPYFPADEPHKFASVHKVFGASNVNKMLQELQEHQRGDAVSSMVYEANARIRDPVYGCVGALSSLQQQIDSLQTQLAFAQAEVVHMRMRQLSSPESASSPSSGNTQSSWAAKSLFNMDMVVDQTDMDDSIWP, encoded by the exons ATGAAGGATAGCAGTAGAAAACAAGGGGCGGCGTGCCCATGCGCAGCGTGCAAGCTTCTCCGGAGGAGATGTGGGGACGATTGCGTGTTCGCGCCTTATTTTCCTGCCGATGAGCCCCACAAGTTTGCCAG TGTTCATAAGGTGTTTGGCGCCAGCAATGTCAATAAGATGCTGCAA GAATTGCAAGAGCATCAAAGAGGCGATGCTGTTAGTTCCATGGTTTACGAAGCGAACGCAAGGATAAGGGATCCGGTTTACGGTTGCGTAGGAGCCCTATCTTCTTTACAACAACAGATTGATTCATTGCAGACTCAATTGGCCTTTGCACAGGCAGAAGTTGTGCACATGCGTATGCGGCAATTGTCGTCACCAGAAAGTGCATCATCTCCCTCGTCGGGGAACACCCAATCAAGTTGGGCTGCCAAGTCCCTTTTTAACATGGACATGGTTGTGGATCAGACCGATATGGATGACTCAATCTGGCCTTAA